The Pyrenophora tritici-repentis strain M4 chromosome 2, whole genome shotgun sequence genome window below encodes:
- a CDS encoding metal-dependent hydrolase TIM-barrel protein, whose product MSLPDEAAIELNRSVTTLGLKGAMIWNHLKDGTYYDALRFDPVFAMAQELDVPLYLHPAAATADIASKLFAGNYPAAVAGRLGTNSWGWHVDVGTQILRLYSAGLFDRFPKLKLIIGHNGEGLPMFIDRVDSTGLRNDTTFNRVWSTNIWSTTSAFFTVRQFEQLRQVSPVDGIMFSIDYPFSRNTDGWAFVEKLAQAQVLSDENMDMFAYKNAEKLLKL is encoded by the coding sequence ATGTCGCTCCCGGATGAAGCTGCAATAGAATTGAACCGCAGTGTTACGACTCTCGGACTCAAGGGCGCGATGATATGGAATCACCTCAAAGATGGAACATACTACGATGCCCTCCGCTTCGATCCTGTCTTCGCCATGGCACAGGAACTTGATGTACCGCTGTACTTGCATCCTGCGGCTGCAACCGCAGATATCGCATCCAAGCTCTTCGCCGGAAACTACCCTGCGGCCGTGGCTGGACGACTTGGAACGAACTCATGGGGCTGGCATGTTGATGTCGGAACGCAAATTTTACGTCTTTATAGTGCGGGCCTGTTCGATCGATTCCCAAAGCTGAAGTTGATCATTGGACATAATGGCGAGGGACTGCCAATGTTCATTGACCGAGTCGATTCGACGGGACTGCGCAATGATACGACATTCAATCGGGTGTGGAGTACGAATATTTGGAGCACGACGAGCGCTTTCTTTACTGTGAGACAGTTTGAGCAGCTGAGACAGGTGAGCCCAGTTGATGGAATCATGTTCTCGATTGATTATCCGTTCAGCAGGAATACGGATGGGTGGGCGTTTGTGGAGAAGTTGGCGCAGGCGCAGGTTTTGAGTGACGAAAATATGGATATGTTTGCGTACAAGAACGCTGAGAAGCTATTGAAGTTATGA
- a CDS encoding ELYS domain containing protein, with product MTARDPGIPACAKHSKHGTSTNKPTRIAPDLLNTNPNPVAKMKDVEDFDRVFQGLYYKDGLISEIQSFRAALGGRTFFERLLMLLKIKASKMYPPKGPEQLHELHLRIVTAETTLHNKHCLVFYLLKDLSGQHHEPTELSEAFAKDVHLEKRFWTFVEGLWYLDHFQFSTAVERLTYPSIIPTFPDEIMHTLLTGRDRLNSLGMSRDPKDDILALAYYNCVKPPLEDAGVRNEFAKYLTDRNVAEMYDWIHSRPEHEQKPLLEILIEQTLEKNAWVEGPERDLYTREAKCFELVSLPFTTEEEEFIEKFLTEGRGRTFQGAQDLVMMRRIATGKLADVAADAGIRGKRVDGINWEVLKDGVKRGLGPRKDEHGFSV from the exons ATGACAGCGCGAGACCCTGGAATTCCAGCATGCGCCAAACACAGCAAACACGGCACGTCCACCAACAAACCAACGCGCATCGCACCCGATCTACTCAACACCAATCCCAATCCAGTCGCGAAGATGAAGGACGTAGAAGATTTCGATCGCGTTTTCCAGGGGCTCTACTACAAAGATGGTCTAATTTCAGAAATCCAATCCTTCAGGGCTGCACTCGGTGGACGCACATTCTTTGAGCGGCTACTGATGCTGCTCAAGATCAAGG CCAGCAAGATGTACCCGCCGAAGGGCCCCGAGCAACTCCATGAGCTGCACCTGCGCATCGTCACCGCCGAAACCACGCTACACAACAAGCACTGCCTAGTCTTCTATCTGCTCAAAGACCTGTCTGGACAACACCATGAACCTACAGAGCTCTCCGAGGCGTTCGCTAAGGATGTACACCTCGAGAAGCGCTTCTGGACGTTTGTTGAAGGACTCTGGTACCTCGACCATTTCCAATTCTCCACCGCAGTGGAACGTCTCACATACCCGAGCATAATACCGACCTTCCCCGACGAGATCATGCATACGCTGCTGACAGGAAGGGACAGGCTGAATAGCCTCGGCATGTCCAGAGACCCCAAAGATGATATACTCGCACTCGCATACTACAACTGTGTAAAGCCACCGCTAGAAGACGCGGGTGTCAGGAACGAGTTCGCCaagtacctcacagatcGCAATGTGGCGGAGATGTACGATTGGATTCACAGCCGGCCAGAGCACGAGCAGAAGCCGTTGTTGGAGATTCTCATTGAGCAGACATTAGAGAAGAACGCTTGGGTTGAGGGCCCAGAACGAGACCTCTACACGCGGGAGGCCAAATGTTTCGAGCTAGTCAGCTTGCCTTTTACcacagaagaagaggaatTTATCGAGAAGTTCCTCACAGAAGGCCGGGGTCGGACGTTCCAAGGCGCACAAGATCTCGTCATGATGCGCAGGATTGCTACAGGGAAGCTGGCTGATGTCGCAGCTGATGCGGGTATTCGCGGAAAGAGGGTAGATGGCATTAACTGGGAGGTTTTGAAAGATGGCGTCAAGCGAGGACTGGGGCCTAGAAAGGACGAGCATGGCTTCTCTGTTTGA
- a CDS encoding integral membrane protein, protein MPHRPGVTITATTLLLELLPLAAAHGHGDGMDMSAHDAQPAQPQDNGFGGYWSLSEHASLMYWHIGLEILAWVVVLPVAVMFSVARSRFTLLMQLAFLATNALALVLGIIYDHKTPEMYEGNAHSKTGWAITWIASAWVFLALVQAYAGRSNTQSIEDEFTEPMTTVNMLRYQRVQNQELPDPSRWSDDSGHGTERNSLSLHDGSQSPSVDSESQFVNPARRYTHDDSFGDSDDEKRGFLHNTPVDKFFSRNVARFAVGRTLKAIRILYVVVERTILVQGFLAIVSGAVVYGGIGRGGAIFNVLAHTVKGGIFFLYGFLTLGRWMGAFADFGWAWNVKPPKEVVGRRRAALPSAEFTESFVIWLYGCTNVFLEHLAAWGDAWTAQDLEHVSISIMFFGGGLLGMCIESTKVRELLNSGVVASQAASVQHEAWQEPRQYRFSMNPLPALIIMLLGKMMSSHHQTSMVSTMIHSQWGSMFMGFALARGVTYITLYISPPTSFLPSRPPTEIVTAFCLIAGGVTFMVSNKDTVAALESYNLDAMFIFTVVMGVTALLMAWTTVLIAIKGWALRKESNGQYMKSHAGVLA, encoded by the exons ATGCCGCACCGTCCAGGAGTGACGATAACTGCCACGACACTGCTGCTAGAGCTCTTGCCTTTGGCAGCTGCACATGGTCATGGCGATGGAATGGATATGAGCGCACATGATGCGCAGCCAGCACAACCACAGGATAATGGCTTCGGTGGCTACTGGAGTCTTTCTGAACACGCTTCGCTTATGTATTGGCATATTGGCCTTGAGATCCTAGCTTGGGTGGTGGTTCTGCCAGTTGCCGTCATGTTCAGCGTTGCGCGCTCGCGCTTCACGCTACTTATGCAATTAGCCTTCCTCGCAACAAACGCCCTTGCCCTCGTGCTCGGCATCATATACGACCACAAGACACCAGAAATGTACGAAGGGAATGCCCACAGCAAGACAGGATGGGCCATCACCTGGATCGCGTCGGCATGGGTATTTTTGGCCCTGGTCCAGGCCTACGCCGGAAGGTCGAACACGCAGTCAATCGAAGACGAATTCACAGAGCCAATGACAACCGTGAATATGCTCAGATATCAGCGCGTACAAAACCAGGAGCTTCCAGATCCGTCCCGCTGGTCGGACGACTCAGGACATGGTACCGAGCGCAACTCACTCTCGCTGCATGATGGCTCTCAATCCCCGAGTGTCGATTCGGAGAGCCAGTTTGTTAACCCAGCACGGAGGTATACACACGACGATTCTTTTGGCGACAGTGACGATGAGAAGCGCGGCTTCCTACATAACACCCCTGTCGACAAGTTTTTCTCTCGCAACGTAGCTCGCTTTGCCGTCGGTCGGACCTTGAAAGCGATTCGAATCTTGTACGTTGTCGTCGAGCGTACCATCTTAGTCCAAGGATTTTTGGCCATCGTTAGCGGTGCTGTTGTCTACGGCGGCATTGGAAGAGGTGGTGCCATCTTCAACGTCCTGGCCCACACAGTAAAGGGTGGCATCTTCTTCCTCTACGGGTTCCTTACACTCGGTCGATGGATGGGTGCATTCGCGGATTTTGGGTGGGCATGGAACGTAAAGCCGCCAAAGGAGGTTGTCGGTCGTCGGCGGGCGGCACTGCCTTCGGCAGAATTTACCGAGTCATTCGTCATCTGGCTTTACGGCTGTACAAACGTGTTCCTAGAGCACCTGGCTGCGTGGGGCGATGCATGGACTGCGCAGGATCTGGAGCATGTCTCGATCTCTATAATGTTCTTTGGTGGAGGTTTG TTGGGAATGTGCATTGAATCGACCAAAGTGCGAGAGCTCCTAAACAGCGGCGTTGTCGCCTCGCAGGCAGCCTCGGTGCAGCACGAAGCGTGGCAGGAGCCTCGTCAATATCGGTTCTCGATGAATCCTTTGCCAGCGTTGATTATCATGCTTCTCGGCAAGATGATGAGCTCACACCACCAGACCTCGATGGTTTCGACCATGATACACTCTCAGTGGGGCAGCATGTTCATGGGCTTCGCTCTTGCGCGTGGTGTCACCTACATCACCCTCTATATTTCACCACCCACCTCATTCCTTCCATCTCGTCCCCCAACGGAGATTGTGACGGCATTCTGTTTGATTGCGGGTGGTGTTACCTTTATGGTCAGCAACAAAGATACTGTTGCGGCACTTGAGTCATACAACCTCGATGCCATGTTCATTTTTACGGTTGTGATGGGTGTTACTGCGCTCCTCATGGCCTGGACTACGGTTCTTATTGCTATCAAGGGCTGGGCCTTGCGCAAGGAGAGCAACGGTCAGTACATGAAGAGCCATGCTGGAGTCTTGGCCTAG
- a CDS encoding DASH-Dam1 domain containing protein, whose amino-acid sequence MASTTPTTTPSHRRIRSKSPRSRPTTPLRASSRSSLRDSSQRGRAASASGNALEGLQDGFAELSDAMADLEQNFLQLQLMHESLARFSESFAGFLYGMNMNAFCVDFPEAPIQESFKRPQNQSDPGAANLNRSQGPDDMEATFLTTDTSFVDNPPSSKMSSKFQNPQTPAPATKTSGVPRGRGGIPRAGGRGGIPTRGGATRGTRGGTGIARGVAGRGRGAR is encoded by the exons ATGGCGTCCACCACACCCACCACAACCCCTTCTCATAGGCGTATACGTAGCAAATCTCCTCGGTCTCGCCCAACAACACCCCTCCGCGCATCTTCCCGCTCTTCATTACGCGACTCTTCTCAACGCGGCCGCGCTGCTTCAGCCTCGGGCAACGCCCTTGAAGGTCTCCAAGATGGCTTTGCTGAGTTGAGCGATGCAATGGCAGATCTGGAGCAAAATTTTCTGCAATTGCAGTTGATGCATGAGAGTCTGGCACGCTTCTCGGAGAGTTTTGCAGGCTTTCTATATGGCATGAACATGAATGCCTTCTGTGTCGACTTTCCTGAG GCTCCAATACAAGAATCCTTCAAGCGACCACAGAACCAATCCGACCCTGGAGCTGCGAACCTGAACCGATCCCAAGGCCCAGACGACATGGAAGCGACGTTCCTAACCACCGATACATCCTTTGTTGACAATCCGCCAAGCAGCAAGATGTCATCCAAATTCCAGAACCCACAAACACCAGCACCCGCCACAAAGACATCGGGCGTTCCGAGGGGAAGAGGAGGCATACCCCGAGCAGGTGGGCGTGGGGGTATCCCCACTCGTGGTGGCGCAACTAGAGGCACAAGAGGTGGTACAGGCATTGCTAGGGGAGTTGCTGGGAGGGGGCGCGGGGCCCGATAA
- a CDS encoding CRAL-TRIO multi-domain protein: MAAKTPAGRPGTLTPDEERKLRELWGIVMRVFGVDAANGVEEVTSPTVAEPASDGKKDKKKSRLNVFKRNKGDKSADDKASTASDSSTPSDIGKLSISADDDKFGQTAEFKAAIANIPPEELRKTFWSMVKHDHPDALLLRFLRARKWDVEKALVMMISTMQWRLNEMHVDDDIMKIGELGASQNTSTEAKEKKNAEDFLVQLRMGKSYLHGVDLEGRPLCFVRARLHKAGEQTEESLERFTVYLIETARMLLRPPIDTATIVFDMTDFSMANMDYTPVKFMIKCFEANYPESLGTVLVYRAPWVFNAVWSIVKGWLDPVVAGKVHFAKTVDELSNYIPRSQIPTEQGGDEKWEYKYPEPVPGENDKMKDEAPKLELQTERQQIVDKYEATVLEWIHAGDSASLEDTRKERDAVAEQLRVNYWKLDPYVRARSLYDRMGVIQEGETSADDLD, encoded by the exons ATGGCTGCGAAAACCCCCGCCGGGCGACCGGGAACCCTTACACCCGACGAAGAAAGGAAGCTGCGCGAGCTATGGGGGATTGTTATGAGGGTCTTCGGTGTGGATGCGGCAAACGGCGTGGAGGAGGTCACGTCACCCACGGTCGCTGAGCCAGCGTCAGATGGTAAaaaggacaagaagaagagtcgTTTGAACGTCTTCAAGAGGAACAAGGGCGACAAGAGCGCAGATGACAAGGCATCTACTGCCTCGGACTCATCTACACCCTCGGATATTGGCAAGCTATCGATATCTGCAGATGACGACAAATTTGGTCAGACCGCAGAGTTCAAGGCGGCCATTGCGAACATTCCCCCGGAAGAGCTACGCAAGACCTTCTGGAGCATGGTCAAACATGATCATCCCGATGCGCTTCTGCTTCGGttcttgcgcgcaagaaAGTGGGACGTGGAGAAGGCGCTGGTCATGATGATCTCAACAATGCAGTGGAGACTGAACGAGATGCACGTCGACGACGACATCATGAAGATTGGTGAGCTGGGGGCTTCACAAAACACGAGCACTGAAgccaaggagaagaagaacGCAGAGGATTTCTTGGTTCAGCTGCGGATGGGTAAGAGTTATCTGCATGGAGTGGACCTTGAGGGCAGGCCGTTGTGCTTCGTCCGCGCCAGGTTACACAAGGCTGGCGAGCAGACGGAGGAGAGTCTGGAAAGATTTACCGTCTACCTCATCGAGACGGCGCGCATGCTGCTGAGGCCGCCGATTGACACTGCC ACTATCGTCTTTGACATGACCGACTTCTCCATGGCAAACATGGACTACACACCGGTGAAATTCATGATCAAATGCTTCGAAGCAAACTACCCCGAATCCCTCGGCACAGTGCTCGTCTACCGCGCCCCCTGGGTTTTCAACGCTGTCTGGAGCATTGTCAAAGGCTGGCTCGACCCCGTCGTTGCCGGCAAAGTCCACTTTGCAAAGACAGTGGACGAACTCAGCAACTACATACCCCGATCGCAGATCCCCACCGAACAGGGCGGTGACGAAAAGTGGGAGTACAAGTACCCGGAGCCCGTCCCCGGTGAGAACGACAAGATGAAGGATGAGGCACCCAAGCTGGAACTGCAGACGGAGAGACAGCAAATCGTCGACAAATACGAGGCTACCGTCTTGGAGTGGATACACGCTGGTGACAGCGCGTCGCTGGAAGATACGCGGAAAGAAAGGGATGCCGTGGCCGAACAGCTCAGAGTCAACTACTGGAAGTTGGACCCCTATGTTCGCGCAAGGTCGCTGTACGACCGCATGGGTGTCATCCAAGAAGGAG AGACGAGCGCCGATGACCTCGATTAG
- a CDS encoding mitochondrial 37S ribosomal protein uS2m: MILRSVAARSCPRALARHAPLRRFLSTETESIHASAENSLKQLQSIEAQLNTHLTQPVPSVDPETHGTPAAATDNVAEQYRMYKQQSKQMGKLGTVVLPHYQPHTLLNHPPSPADVTLELLLASEAHQGHVTSLWNPANARYIHGIRQGVHIISLEVTAAHLRRAAKIVQEVSRRAGMILFVGTRDGQERAVARAAELAKGYHLFERWIPGSITNGQQILGKCRTKVVNELDEEVPGFEEQLLARPVLRPDLVVCMNPLENYVLLHECALNNIPTIGVIDTNADPTWVTYPIPANDDSLRCIQVIAGVLGRAGEAGQKQRLAAAAQGKITYLPAQGLTKVDADVDGAAPDAGVITSDSTLRIGNAVPRERVDETAETLETGLENADKMETKMDDVNNHESHRTRQGRDIKVTS; this comes from the exons ATGATATTAAGGAGCGTAGCAGCCCGCAGCT GCCCCCGCGCCCTCGCACGACATGCCCCGCTGCGACGATTTCTCTCCACCGAGACTGAGTCTATCCATGCTTCAGCCGAGAACAGCCTGAAGCAGCTGCAGTCGATAGAGGCCCAACTCAACACCCACCTCACCCAACCAGTGCCCTCGGTCGACCCTGAAACACACGGAACTCCCGCCGCAGCCACAGACAATGTCGCGGAACAGTACCGCATGTACAAGCAGCAGTCCAAGCAGATGGGCAAGCTTGGAACCGTCGTGCTGCCTCACTACCAACCCCACACCCTACTGAACCACCCCCCTTCGCCCGCCGACGTCACTCTCGAACTCCTCCTGGCCTCGGAAGCCCACCAGGGCCATGTGACCTCACTTTGGAATCCTGCAAATGCTCGCTATATTCACGGCATACGGCAGGGTGTGCACATCATCTCGCTCGAGGTGACGGCTGCCCACCTGCGCCGTGCTGCCAAGATCGTCCAGGAGGTCTCTAGGAGGGCAGGCATGATTCTGTTTGTGGGAACCCGCGATGGACAGGAAAGGGCCGTTGCGCGCGCCGCTGAGCTGGCCAAGGGTTACCATCTGTTCGAGCGCTGGATACCGGGAAGCATCACCAACGGACAGCAAATCCTGGGCAAGTGCAGGACAAAGGTGGTCAATGAGCTGGACGAGGAAGTTCCCGGCTTCGAAGAACAGCTCCTTGCAAGGCCAGTGCTGCGACCGGATCTTGTTGTCTGCATGAACCCACTCGAAAATTACGTTCTGCTCCATGAGTGTGCCCTCAACAACATCCCCACGATTGGCGTCATCGATACCAATGCGGACCCTACCTGGGTCACGTACCCCATTCCGGCCAACGATGACAG TCTCCGTTGTATCCAAGTCATTGCAGGTGTACTAGGTCGGGCTGGTGAAGCAGGCCAAAAGCAACGCCTCGCCGCTGCTGCCCAAGGCAAAATAACCTACCTTCCGGCCCAAGGTCTCACAAAAGTTGATGCAGACGTCGACGGTGCGGCACCAGACGCCGGCGTAATAACAAGCGACTCTACCTTGCGCATAGGCAACGCGGTGCCGAGAGAGCGCGTCGACGAGACAGCCGAAACGCTAGAGACGGGTCTTGAAAATGCCGATAAAATGGAAACCAAAATGGACGACGTGAACAACCACGAAAGTCACCGCACCAGGCAAGGCAGGGACATCAAAGTCACCTCCTAA
- a CDS encoding GAT1, GATA Zn-finger-containing transcription factor produces the protein MNGYPYPTRPFTQPPNGNMMMDINGDGMNNYDMVEGQSLDSIVAQNDKDNRRRSMPVFVRQTSQHQQQQLNLGSPDTRRLSMMNFGDPNGGDMEEFQFDMSTAAMDNMMRGNTTFPRTSADMQNDRLPAADLTINSQFQGQTSPFPSIGGPGSNYASPMHQKNPLDMDMGSYQNGLPMTLDMDDSLHMMPTDMNMFPGSQFSTPMIDSPLPQDFPGSMPAAQQGNNTPSAQSQDQFKRPSMSNTPDAKSGRSSFLGRTPSQDQVSMRSNSRPQSDPHSSNSVPTRMTLASLQNQQPIGQDPAQDLPKEVMNKQLQDFKIPWPTPAGGFPSTKHQNPHQKTQFKNAYSSTGFDMLGVLMRVASRPEPQIDIGSVDLSCAFVVCDAELDDIPIVYCSENFERLTGYTRHMILGRNCRFLQAPDGKVESGIKRNYVDDDSVYYLKNMIESRAEAQISLINYRRGGQPFMNLLTIIPIAWEPGGKMKFFVGFQVDLVEQPGAMTNKNSDGSYRVNYQRGMSMPSYVFSDHHKPQHAEQGQTISKDEVSNVLAAYSGSGDSEMTRRIWDKVLLENSDDVVHVLSLKGLFLYLSPASNRILEYDPSELVGTALSSVCHPSDIVPVTRELKETTSGASVNVVFRIRRKKSGYMWFEGHGSLHTEQGKGRKCIILVGRERPVYTLSKAIVRESGGVGDNELWTKMSTSGMFLYVSSNVRQLLDKQPEDLVGTSIQSLMRQESKVNFGRILELARGGRKGEVKHEMINKRGQVLQAFTTIYPGDATEGQKPTFVVGQTRLLKYSRNSNAGRPSMYTNSKLDRDSHNSIHTHMSGAASPAAASLTGNTGNTGSNTPMTSATNPLFVTTEEYPATYAGHNGLQLGHQDQSLASDDNVFDELKTTRSTSWQYELRQMEKRNRYLAEEVQSLLAAKKKRKRRKGAGQLQKDCANCHTRTTPEWRRGPSGNRDLCNSCGLRWAKQQGRVSPRTSSAASDKSKKSASPRHFTSNHQGHQNILPHSTSEGGQQGSSVKATSSKRSPQHGSISETHAAKAARIEVVNTHGFIPPPAIDEVTEPGSV, from the exons ATGAACGGCTATCCCTACCCCACCCGGCCCTTCACCCAGCCGCCCAATGGGAACATGATGATGGACATCAACGGGGACGGCATGAACAACTACGACATGGTCGAGGGCCAGTCGCTCGACTCGATAGTCGCCCAAAACGACAAGGACAACCGCCGCCGCAGCATGCCCGTCTTTGTGAGGCAGACGTCGCAAcatcagcagcagcaactGAATCTGGGCAGCCCCGACACCCGCAGGTTGAGCATGATGAATTTCGGCGACCCCAACGGCGGAGACATGGAAGAGTTCCAGTTCGACATGTCGACTGCCGCCATGGACAACATGATGCGCGGCAACACCACCTTTCCACGCACCTCCGCCGACATGCAAAACGACCGCTTACCCGCTGCTGACCTGACCATCAACAGCCAGTTCCAAGGCCAAACGTCGCCTTTTCCATCCATCGGCGGTCCCGGATCAAACTATGCCTCGCCTATGCACCAGAAGAATCCTCTGGATATGGACATGGGATCCTACCAGAACGGTCTGCCCATGACATTGGACATGGATGACTCGCTGCACATGATGCCCACCGACATGAACATGTTCCCAGGAAGCCAGTTCAGCACCCCGATGATCGACTCTCCCCTCCCCCAAGACTTTCCAGGTTCCATGCCCGCCGCGCAGCAAGGCAACAACACGCCCTCGGCGCAGTCTCAAGATCAGTTTAAACGGCCCTCGATGAGCAACACTCCTGATGCCAAATCAGGCAGGTCCAGCTTCCTCGGCCGTACCCCTAGCCAGGACCAAGTCAGCATGCGGTCAAATTCCAGGCCCCAGAGCGACCCGCACTCGTCCAATAGCGTGCCAACGCGCATGACCCTGGCTTCGCTGCAGAATCAGCAGCCCATCGGACAAGACCCCGCCCAGGATCTGCCAAAGGAAGTGATGAACAAGCAGCTGCAGGACTTCAAGATCCCCTGGCCGACACCGGCTGGCGGGTTTCCGTCGACCAAGCATCAAAACCCTCACCAGAAAACCCAATTTAAAAATGCCTACTCCTCAACCGGCTTTGACATGCTCGGAGTGCTG ATGCGTGTCGCATCACGCCCTGAACCACAGATCGACATCGGGTCTGTCGATCTCTCGTGCGCTTTCGTAGTTTGTGATGCTGAACTGGACGACATACCTATCGTGTACTGCTCGGAGAACTTTGAGCGACTGACAGGCTACACAAGACATATGATTCTCGGGCGAAATTGCCGCTTTCTTCAGGCCCCAGACGGCAAGGTCGAATCTGGAATCAAGCGTAACTATGTCGATGACGACTCTGTCTACTACCTGAAGAACATGATTGAGTCTCGCGCAGAAGCCCAGATCAGCTTGATCAACTACAGGAGGGGTGGCCAACCGTTCATGAACCTTCTCACAATAATTCCAATCGCATGGGAGCCTGGCGGCAAGATGAAGTTCTTTGTCGGATTTCAGGTCGATCTAGTGGAGCAACCGGGAGCAATGACCAACAAGAACTCGGATGGATCTTACCGAGTTAATTACCAGCGCGGCATGTCGATGCCCAGCTATGTCTTCAGCGACCACCACAAGCCGCAACACGCCGAGCAAGGCCAAACCATATCCAAAGACGAAGTATCCAACGTCCTGGCCGCGTACAGTGGAAGCGGGGACTCTGAGATGACGAGACGCATCTGGGACAAGGTTCTTCTTGAAAACAGTGACGACGTTGTTCATGTCTTGTCGCTCAAGGGACTGTTCTTGTATCTGTCGCCCGCCAGTAACAGAATACTCGAATATGACCCAAGCGAGCTTGTCGGAACAGCGCTGTCGTCTGTCTGCCACCCTAGCGACATCGTCCCGGTTACGCGAGAACTCAAAGAAACCACAAGTGGTGCCTCAGTCAATGTCGTCTTCCGGATACGGCGGAAGAAGAGCGGATACATGTGGTTTGAAGGCCATGGTTCGCTGCACACCGAACAAGGCAAGGGTCGCAAGTGTATCATCTTGGTTGGACGTGAACGACCAGTCTACACTCTCAGCAAAGCTATCGTACGCGAGTCTGGCGGCGTTGGTGACAATGAGCTATGGACGAAGATGTCTACATCTGGCATGTTCCTGTATGTGTCATCGAACGTACGTCAGCTCCTCGATAAGCAGCCTGAAGACCTTGTCGGTACCAGCATCCAGTCGCTCATGCGACAGGAGTCTAAAGTGAATTTTGGGCGTATATTAGAGCTTGCCAGGGGAGGCAGGAAGGGCGAGGTCAAGCACGAGATGATCAACAAGCGTGGTCAAGTGCTCCAGGCCTTTACGACAATCTATCCCGGCGATGCAACTGAGGGACAGAAACCCACCTTTGTTGTCGGACAAACACGACTACTCAAGTACTCGCGGAACAGCAATGCTGGTCGCCCGTCCATGTACACCAATTCCAAACTTGATCGCGACTCTCACAATTCCATACACACGCACATGTCAGGAGCAGCATCACCTGCTGCAGCATCACTGACCGGCAACACTGGCAACACTGGATCGAACACTCCAATGACGTCAGCCACCAATCCTCTATTCGTCACTACAGAAGAATACCCGGCCACGTACGCGGGACACAACGGCCTGCAGCTTGGACACCAAGACCAGAGTCTTGCTTCCGACGATAACGTTTTTGATGAGCTCAAGACAACAAGAAGCACTAGCTGGCAATATGAGTTGCGACAAATGGAAAAGAGAAATCGTTATCTAGCCGAAGAGGTACAGAGCCTGTTGGCGGCCAAGAAGAAACGGAAGCGCAGAAAGGGGGCGGGCCAGTTGCAGAAGGATTGTGCAAACTGTCACACAAGGACAACACCGGAGTGGAGGAGAGGTCCTTCTGGAAATCGTGACCTCTGCAACTCTTGTGGACTGAGATGGGCCAAACAG CAAGGACGAGTTTCACCAAGAACATCTTCTGCCGCAAGCGACAAGAGCAAGAAGAGCGCTTCACCACGCCACTTCACATCTAACCATCAAGGCCACCAGAACATACTGCCACATTCGACTTCTGAGGGTGGTCAACAGGGCTCTTCGGTGAAGGCCACTTCCAGCAAGCGGTCCCCGCAACACGGAAGCATTAGCGAAACCCATGCCGCAAAGGCGGCACGCATCGAAGTAGTCAATACGCATGGCTTCATTCCACCACCGGCCATTGACGAAGTAACAGAGCCAGGCTCAGTGTGA